A section of the Chryseobacterium scophthalmum genome encodes:
- a CDS encoding DUF2809 domain-containing protein, with protein sequence MKFKFSPEYFLLIILIFLVEVLIATVLKDNFFIRAYLGDVIVVMLLYTFVKSFVIINETKLIIGIFAFSCLVEFAQFFHVADKLGFQPGSLMYIVIGNSFSWIDILCYGVGCLILYVFTKFKQKNEDN encoded by the coding sequence ATGAAATTTAAATTTAGCCCGGAATATTTCCTTTTAATCATCCTTATCTTTCTTGTTGAGGTTTTAATTGCAACGGTTTTAAAAGACAATTTCTTTATCAGAGCTTATCTGGGAGATGTAATTGTGGTAATGTTGCTGTATACTTTTGTGAAAAGTTTTGTCATCATCAACGAAACAAAATTAATCATCGGGATTTTTGCTTTTTCATGTTTGGTTGAGTTTGCTCAATTTTTCCATGTAGCAGATAAATTAGGCTTCCAACCGGGAAGCCTGATGTATATTGTTATCGGAAATTCTTTCTCGTGGATTGATATTTTGTGTTATGGAGTTGGTTGCTTAATTTTATATGTTTTCACAAAATTCAAACAAAAAAATGAAGACAATTAA
- a CDS encoding thioredoxin family protein: protein MKNIKTLVAAAIIGLSLLSFTAINKNNEEPKQKVSSSKGYEVGDTAADFKLKNIDGKMVSLSDFKKAKGFIVVFTCNHCPYAKKYEDRIVALDKKYKNAGYPVIAINPNDPNVQPEDGFQQMITRAKEKGFTFPYLVDEGQTVYPQYGATKTPHVFILQKEGAKNIVKYIGAIDNNYDDPNDVSEHYVQDAMAALLSGKPVANAKTVAIGCTIKVKK from the coding sequence ATGAAAAATATTAAAACATTAGTTGCTGCCGCAATAATAGGCCTAAGTTTACTAAGCTTTACGGCAATCAATAAAAATAATGAAGAGCCGAAGCAAAAAGTAAGTTCTTCAAAAGGCTATGAAGTGGGTGATACAGCTGCTGATTTTAAGCTTAAAAATATTGACGGAAAAATGGTTTCGTTAAGCGATTTTAAAAAAGCAAAAGGTTTTATCGTAGTTTTTACCTGTAATCATTGTCCCTATGCAAAAAAATATGAAGATAGAATCGTTGCACTTGATAAAAAATACAAAAATGCCGGTTATCCTGTGATCGCAATTAACCCGAATGATCCAAATGTGCAGCCGGAAGATGGGTTTCAACAAATGATCACAAGAGCCAAAGAAAAAGGCTTTACATTCCCTTATTTGGTAGATGAAGGACAGACAGTTTATCCTCAATATGGCGCCACAAAAACGCCGCACGTTTTTATTCTTCAGAAAGAAGGTGCGAAAAATATTGTAAAATATATTGGAGCCATCGACAATAATTATGATGATCCTAATGATGTTTCAGAGCATTATGTACAAGATGCAATGGCTGCTTTATTGAGCGGAAAACCAGTTGCAAATGCTAAAACAGTAGCAATAGGCTGTACAATAAAAGTGAAAAAATAA
- a CDS encoding TlpA family protein disulfide reductase, protein MKKILRFSALIFSMSFYFSQEQIVINDVPMIKYELLEKKIQEEKDVLLVLNFWSTTCAPCVKELPDFIEVNNKYKDNPKFKMLLVSLDRPKDKERVVQFIKNKKLTAEVILLDDIKRMNTWIPRFEKNWDGNIPVTIVYKNSEKAHFNDGEMTKTELENVITKNL, encoded by the coding sequence ATGAAGAAAATTTTGAGGTTCAGTGCATTGATTTTCAGTATGTCTTTTTATTTTTCACAGGAGCAAATTGTTATAAATGATGTTCCGATGATTAAATATGAATTGCTCGAAAAGAAAATTCAGGAAGAAAAAGACGTTTTGCTGGTTCTGAATTTCTGGTCTACAACCTGCGCTCCTTGTGTGAAAGAACTTCCGGATTTTATAGAGGTTAATAATAAATACAAAGACAATCCTAAATTTAAAATGCTTTTGGTGTCTTTAGATCGCCCAAAAGATAAAGAGCGTGTTGTACAATTTATTAAAAATAAGAAACTTACCGCAGAAGTTATTCTCCTTGATGATATTAAAAGAATGAACACCTGGATTCCCCGATTTGAAAAAAACTGGGACGGAAACATTCCTGTTACCATTGTCTATAAAAACTCAGAAAAAGCACATTTCAATGACGGCGAAATGACAAAAACTGAACTGGAAAACGTAATCACAAAAAATCTATAA
- a CDS encoding energy transducer TonB — protein MKKAIFLMGLFFNSFVFAQDAVTKTPVQSPISDVSALPDYNIIKTKLDLKQVVTKADSLPEFPGGMNAFKRKYFENIETLDLKHNEKVDTRLYFIVEKTGYVRNVTAVAKNKKHAEAAEQGVRKIFARWKPAKINGEPVRYLFYFPLTSKKYN, from the coding sequence ATGAAAAAAGCTATTTTTTTAATGGGTCTCTTTTTCAATTCTTTTGTTTTTGCACAGGACGCAGTTACAAAAACCCCTGTTCAGAGTCCCATTTCCGACGTCTCAGCTTTGCCTGATTACAATATCATTAAAACCAAATTAGATCTAAAACAAGTCGTTACAAAAGCAGATAGCCTTCCGGAATTTCCGGGTGGAATGAATGCTTTTAAAAGAAAATATTTCGAAAATATTGAAACTTTAGATCTTAAACACAACGAAAAAGTAGATACAAGACTTTATTTTATTGTTGAAAAAACCGGATACGTAAGAAACGTTACTGCTGTGGCAAAAAATAAAAAACACGCAGAAGCGGCAGAACAGGGAGTAAGAAAGATTTTTGCCCGCTGGAAACCCGCAAAAATCAATGGTGAACCTGTACGTTACTTATTTTATTTTCCTTTGACGAGTAAAAAGTATAATTAA
- a CDS encoding energy transducer TonB produces MKNLTLVIIMIFNGVVFGQNIPIPPATPSMPKAIEIVDVATVCPDYPDHEAYFPNGTEAFTKKIEDAIILDSVKIKKNENILKAILNFTVERDGNIAETQVIGSNKSFNHSVEKAIKRIKGKWIPAKHNGNFVRTKLQIPITINFK; encoded by the coding sequence ATGAAAAACCTTACTTTAGTTATCATAATGATCTTTAACGGGGTTGTTTTTGGACAGAATATTCCAATCCCTCCCGCAACGCCATCAATGCCGAAAGCAATAGAGATTGTTGATGTAGCTACAGTATGTCCTGATTATCCCGATCATGAAGCCTATTTTCCTAATGGCACAGAAGCTTTCACCAAGAAAATTGAGGATGCTATCATATTAGACTCAGTAAAAATCAAAAAGAATGAAAATATTCTTAAAGCAATCCTGAATTTTACCGTAGAAAGGGATGGAAATATTGCAGAAACTCAGGTTATAGGATCAAACAAAAGCTTTAATCATTCTGTAGAAAAAGCCATAAAACGCATCAAAGGTAAATGGATTCCCGCAAAACATAATGGAAATTTTGTAAGAACTAAACTTCAAATTCCTATTACTATAAATTTCAAATAA
- the mutS gene encoding DNA mismatch repair protein MutS has translation MAKATKKETPLMTQYNTIKARYPDALLLFRVGDFYETFGQDAVRTSQILGIVLTKRANGEGHIELAGFPHHSVDSYLPKLVRAGIRVAICDQLEDPKTVKGIVKRGVTELVTPGVTFNDQVLSSKKNNFLLSLHKEKEKYGIALVDVSTGEFLVSEGNLDKILHIINTFDPSEIIYQRSVQIPDQLKNRNVFKLEDWAYQYNFAYEKLTNQFKTNSLKGFGVENLPLAITAAGAIFAYLVEDTHHKLLAHITKIQIIPQEDYLMMDHFTLRNLEIVYPSNPKGKSLLDIIDKTSTPMGGRLLRRRIILPLKSVEEIGRRLSLIDFLNENDQLKYEISQLLRAISDLDRLMGKLAAEKISPKELGYLRQSLMNIQKIKGLLHPHADILAWLEPLNSLDELIELLENHLNEELPVNLAKGNVIKHNISEELDHLRGLQNKGRGFLDEMCQREVERTGITSLKIDFNNVFGYFIEVRNTHKDKVPSDWIRKQTLVNAERYITEELKEYESQILGAEEKISVLENQLYRKVCSDTMIYIDRIQENSNIIAQLDVAVGFSELAVSESYTKPVLNDGFGIDLKEARHPIIENALPLGEKYIPNDIFLDKDSQQIIMVTGPNMAGKSAILRQTAIVCLMAQIGSFVPAKHAEIGLLDKIFTRVGASDNISAGESTFMVEMNEAANILNNISERSLILLDEIGRGTSTYDGVSIAWAIAEYLHQHPTQAKTLFATHYHELNEMTVNFERVKNFHVSIQENKGNIIFLRKLISGGSEHSFGIHVAKLAGMPSKVVNRANEILKTLEASRSQSGSSESIKKVTDENMQLSFFQLDDPVLENIREELTKIDINTLTPIEALMKLNSIKKMIGK, from the coding sequence ATGGCAAAGGCGACGAAGAAAGAAACCCCGTTAATGACTCAGTACAACACCATCAAGGCGAGATATCCTGATGCACTTTTACTTTTCAGAGTGGGAGATTTCTACGAAACTTTTGGGCAGGATGCCGTTCGAACATCTCAAATTTTGGGCATTGTTCTTACGAAAAGAGCCAACGGAGAAGGTCATATCGAATTGGCTGGTTTTCCGCATCATTCGGTAGATTCTTATTTGCCAAAATTGGTAAGAGCGGGAATTCGTGTTGCGATTTGCGACCAATTGGAAGATCCGAAAACCGTCAAAGGAATTGTAAAACGTGGCGTTACAGAATTGGTGACCCCCGGAGTTACGTTCAACGATCAGGTTTTAAGTTCAAAAAAGAATAATTTCCTGCTTTCACTGCACAAGGAAAAAGAAAAATACGGAATTGCTTTGGTTGATGTTTCCACCGGAGAATTTTTGGTAAGTGAAGGTAATTTAGATAAGATTTTACATATCATCAATACGTTTGACCCGAGTGAAATTATTTATCAGAGAAGTGTACAGATTCCTGATCAGCTGAAAAACAGAAATGTTTTTAAATTGGAAGATTGGGCGTATCAATATAACTTTGCCTACGAAAAACTGACGAATCAGTTTAAAACCAATTCATTAAAAGGATTTGGGGTAGAAAATTTGCCTTTGGCAATTACTGCTGCAGGGGCTATTTTCGCTTATCTGGTTGAAGATACGCATCACAAATTATTGGCGCACATCACCAAAATTCAGATTATTCCGCAGGAAGATTATCTGATGATGGATCATTTTACGCTGAGAAATCTTGAAATCGTTTATCCAAGCAACCCGAAAGGAAAATCGTTATTAGATATTATCGATAAAACTTCCACACCAATGGGTGGAAGATTATTGAGAAGAAGAATTATTCTTCCTTTAAAATCTGTCGAAGAAATTGGAAGACGACTTTCTCTGATTGATTTTTTAAACGAGAATGATCAACTGAAATATGAAATTTCGCAATTGTTACGAGCAATTTCAGATTTAGACCGATTGATGGGAAAATTGGCAGCAGAAAAAATTTCACCTAAAGAATTGGGTTATCTGCGTCAAAGTTTGATGAATATTCAGAAAATTAAAGGATTACTTCATCCTCATGCTGATATTTTAGCTTGGCTGGAACCTTTAAATTCATTAGATGAATTGATTGAACTGCTTGAGAATCATTTAAATGAAGAGCTTCCGGTAAACCTTGCGAAAGGAAATGTAATTAAGCACAATATTTCTGAAGAGCTTGATCATTTGAGAGGTCTGCAAAATAAAGGCCGTGGTTTTCTTGACGAAATGTGTCAACGAGAAGTAGAACGCACCGGAATTACCAGTCTGAAAATTGATTTTAATAATGTTTTCGGATATTTTATTGAAGTAAGAAATACACATAAAGATAAAGTTCCGAGTGATTGGATCAGAAAACAAACGCTTGTAAATGCTGAAAGATACATCACTGAAGAACTGAAAGAATACGAAAGCCAGATTTTGGGTGCTGAAGAAAAAATCAGCGTTCTTGAAAATCAACTGTACCGAAAAGTCTGTTCAGACACGATGATTTACATCGATAGAATTCAGGAAAATTCAAATATTATTGCACAGCTTGATGTTGCAGTAGGTTTCTCTGAATTAGCTGTTTCTGAAAGCTACACAAAACCTGTTTTGAACGATGGTTTTGGAATTGATTTAAAAGAAGCAAGGCATCCAATCATTGAAAATGCGCTTCCTTTAGGCGAAAAATATATTCCAAACGATATCTTTTTAGATAAAGATTCTCAACAGATTATTATGGTTACCGGACCCAACATGGCGGGTAAATCGGCAATCCTTCGTCAGACTGCAATTGTTTGTTTGATGGCGCAGATTGGAAGTTTTGTTCCGGCAAAGCATGCGGAAATCGGGCTTTTAGATAAAATTTTTACCAGAGTAGGAGCGAGCGATAATATTTCGGCTGGTGAATCTACTTTTATGGTGGAAATGAATGAAGCAGCGAATATTCTGAATAATATTTCTGAAAGAAGCTTGATTTTATTAGACGAAATTGGGCGTGGAACTTCTACTTATGATGGGGTTTCTATTGCATGGGCAATTGCGGAATATCTTCATCAACATCCGACTCAGGCAAAGACTTTGTTTGCGACGCACTATCACGAGCTGAATGAAATGACGGTAAATTTTGAGCGTGTTAAAAATTTCCATGTTTCTATTCAGGAAAATAAAGGGAATATTATCTTCTTAAGAAAATTAATTTCTGGCGGAAGTGAACATAGTTTTGGTATTCACGTAGCAAAACTGGCGGGAATGCCTTCAAAAGTAGTTAACAGAGCTAATGAAATTCTGAAAACTCTTGAAGCAAGTCGTTCTCAAAGCGGTTCTTCCGAAAGTATTAAAAAAGTAACTGATGAAAATATGCAGCTTTCGTTCTTTCAGCTAGATGATCCTGTTTTAGAAAATATCAGAGAAGAACTTACGAAAATTGACATCAATACTTTAACGCCAATTGAAGCTTTAATGAAGCTGAATTCGATTAAAAAGATGATTGGAAAATAA
- a CDS encoding cupin-like domain-containing protein, translating into MILENVDVVNDITKEDFQQNYFKKQKPLLIKNYASRWEAFDKWNFDFIKEKAGEQEVPLYDNKPADSKKSSDAPVAKMKMKDYIDTIKSKPSDLRIFFYIITDRLPELLKNFTYPDLGIKFFKRLPTLFFGGSDAHVLMHYDVDLGDFMHFHFEGKKRILLFDQKQSKFLYKVPLSVHTVYDIDYEDPDYEKFPALKYAKGIEIFMEHGDALFIPGAFWHFNRYLEPGFSMSLRALPNKPKVFANMMYHVFIMRYTDKLMRKLFKANWVNFKQKWAYEKATEALEKFEKKKGKV; encoded by the coding sequence ATGATTCTTGAAAACGTAGACGTTGTAAACGATATAACGAAAGAAGATTTTCAGCAAAATTATTTCAAAAAACAGAAACCATTGCTCATAAAAAATTATGCGAGCCGCTGGGAAGCTTTCGACAAATGGAATTTTGATTTCATTAAAGAAAAAGCGGGTGAGCAAGAAGTTCCGTTGTACGATAACAAACCAGCCGATTCTAAGAAAAGTTCTGATGCGCCTGTCGCAAAGATGAAAATGAAAGATTATATTGATACGATAAAGTCTAAACCTTCAGACCTTCGTATTTTCTTTTATATTATCACCGATCGTCTTCCCGAGTTGCTTAAAAATTTTACATATCCTGATTTGGGAATTAAATTTTTCAAAAGACTTCCTACATTATTTTTTGGCGGAAGCGACGCTCATGTTTTAATGCATTATGACGTTGACTTGGGAGATTTTATGCACTTTCATTTTGAAGGCAAGAAGAGAATTCTTTTGTTTGATCAGAAACAGTCGAAGTTTTTATACAAAGTTCCGCTGTCGGTTCACACGGTTTATGATATTGATTATGAAGATCCGGATTACGAGAAATTTCCTGCTTTGAAATATGCAAAAGGTATTGAAATTTTCATGGAACACGGCGATGCACTTTTCATTCCCGGAGCTTTCTGGCATTTCAACAGATACTTGGAACCTGGCTTTTCAATGTCGTTAAGAGCTTTACCTAACAAACCAAAAGTTTTTGCCAATATGATGTATCATGTTTTCATCATGAGATATACTGATAAACTAATGCGAAAACTTTTTAAAGCAAATTGGGTGAATTTTAAACAAAAATGGGCGTATGAAAAAGCGACAGAAGCGCTTGAAAAGTTTGAGAAGAAAAAAGGAAAGGTTTAA
- a CDS encoding bestrophin family protein, translating to MRVYNTKHFLKILVSLHKSDTMKILFPTMILMAVYSYGIQYLEIEYLHLTSKSKVSNVGMIHSLLGFVLSLLLVFRTNTAYDRWWEGRKLWGKLVNDTRNFAVKINMILSDDRDSANQIARYLKYYPHFLAKHLSQESTRLALDEDYSEIEKSLKNHGPTDLVILLTHKLHQLKKEGKISDVEMLYLDTQISGFLDVCGGCERIKNTPIPYSYSSFIKKFIILYVLALPIAYVINLGYFMIPLTVFVYYVLMSLELIAEEIEDPFNNDENDIPMETIAQNIEKNVHQIMGAKK from the coding sequence ATGAGAGTTTACAATACCAAACATTTCCTGAAAATATTGGTCAGCTTACACAAAAGCGATACCATGAAAATCCTTTTTCCAACAATGATTTTGATGGCTGTTTATTCTTACGGAATCCAATATCTGGAAATTGAATATCTGCATTTGACCTCAAAATCTAAAGTCAGCAATGTAGGGATGATTCATTCTTTATTGGGATTTGTTTTATCTTTATTATTGGTTTTCAGAACCAATACCGCTTACGACAGATGGTGGGAAGGCAGAAAACTTTGGGGAAAATTAGTGAATGATACAAGAAATTTCGCCGTAAAAATCAATATGATCCTTTCCGACGACAGAGATTCTGCAAACCAAATTGCCCGCTACTTAAAATACTATCCCCATTTTTTAGCGAAACATCTTTCTCAGGAATCTACAAGATTAGCATTGGATGAAGATTATTCTGAAATTGAAAAATCTTTGAAAAATCACGGACCCACCGATTTGGTGATCCTTTTAACCCACAAATTGCATCAATTAAAAAAGGAAGGAAAAATTTCTGATGTAGAAATGCTCTATTTAGATACGCAGATCTCAGGTTTTCTTGATGTTTGCGGAGGTTGTGAAAGAATTAAAAACACACCGATTCCTTATTCATATTCTTCATTTATAAAAAAGTTTATCATTTTATATGTTTTGGCTTTACCGATTGCTTATGTGATCAATCTTGGATACTTCATGATTCCATTGACGGTTTTTGTATATTATGTATTGATGAGTCTGGAATTAATTGCTGAGGAAATTGAAGATCCTTTCAATAATGATGAGAATGATATTCCGATGGAAACGATCGCTCAGAATATTGAAAAAAATGTGCATCAGATTATGGGTGCAAAAAAATAA